The following are encoded in a window of Prochlorococcus marinus str. MIT 1013 genomic DNA:
- the cobN gene encoding cobaltochelatase subunit CobN — MHRISTLPGNEPQEENTFVEQPSAPVIFLTSATSDITCLSTVLKLPDNNNWKNKIRALPIAYLSSNASIDHYISNTCNTAEIILVRFLGSRSYWSYGFEQLGLWQLEKPNRHLIVVSGIESTANDVQEISSLNQEKVDLIQTLLNQGGIKNYNYMLQTLEKIIDVEEIYLNSDLIEYHDDLIKWKWNNNDRPSIAVFLYKSLLQSGNSELADKIKDISNKYNLNAKIIWITSFKSKNIENQIISLLEKENIKAIITTTSFSSVEFKHDDVKNNLWDRLDIPVYQLLISSSSVTEWNESTIGLNPIDLSIQVVLPEVDGRICTIPVAFKNLTYTDNELSIAVHKTEPYEIHIEWCIKYIKNLIYLQQSKNSNKKIALVIANYPVKDSRIANGVGLDTPESLLNILIWLKEEGYYLGNKDIPSNSKDLINLLVSHRTNSEETISNKPQSYLNIQDYLLYWEKLGSKVKDTISNRWGDPINSIQLEKNGFPINGISFGNITILIQSNRGYESDNLSDLHSPDLPPTHKYIAQYFWLNNSFKANAIVHLGKHGSLEWLPGKGIGLSHNCFPFILCPPIPNIYPFIVNDPGEGSQAKRRTHAIIIDHLTPPLSHSGSFNDLLIIENLIDEYYESKLINDNRSQLLEKKIVDILIKNSWPGIESNKLKAEKENLIIQDLIDNAESYLCEIKNSQIRTGLHVFGVNQSMDKLIELTLTISNVPTGNNLGLTQCLAEDLGFTFDPWSDEESENLKQVDIDLFNAYTAIKARKVGKVVDWLNDIGKYIIEFHCFKFLNYKIKSKKEIRLDSKILNYIDHEKPNIFINHLLNNILPKLLNSSVNEKTNFLSALEGKRISSGPSGAPTRGKLEVLPTGKNFFSVDIRAIPTETAWDLGKRSAEQIMELYLQENGEHLSHLAISIWGTSTMRNGGEDICQLFALMGLRPIWDGTLRRVVDVEVIPISVLNRPRVDVTLRISGLFRDAFPQIIELIRRGQNLIGNLKESCSINPLAESYRNGNTKSRIYGSAPGSYGAGLQEIINSGSWENQSELADAFIEWSKWRYEGSNKIIKDKNGLENNLSKVKVVLHSQDNREHDILDSDDYYQFQGGLISAIKKTSGTDPQAYFADNSRYQRPRIHKLSKEIDKVVRSRLLNPKWIEGMKKHGYKGAFEMSASLDYLFSFDATTNLVPNWCYQSILNNWLKNNDTKNFISDNNPWALRDIAERLLEASNRKLWTNPTNEEISSIKTLLSDVDSKIETYSSKNNL; from the coding sequence ATGCATAGAATTTCCACCCTTCCGGGGAATGAACCTCAAGAAGAAAATACATTTGTCGAACAGCCATCAGCTCCAGTTATCTTCCTAACTAGCGCTACATCTGATATAACCTGTCTATCTACAGTATTAAAGCTCCCTGACAATAATAATTGGAAAAATAAAATAAGAGCATTACCTATAGCTTATTTATCTTCAAATGCATCAATTGATCATTATATATCTAATACATGTAATACAGCTGAAATTATTCTTGTTAGGTTTTTAGGGTCAAGATCTTACTGGTCTTATGGATTTGAACAATTAGGTTTATGGCAATTAGAGAAACCAAATAGACATCTTATAGTAGTCTCTGGAATTGAAAGTACAGCAAATGATGTTCAAGAAATTAGTAGCTTAAATCAAGAGAAAGTTGATTTAATTCAAACACTTTTAAATCAAGGAGGTATAAAAAACTATAATTATATGCTTCAAACCTTAGAGAAAATAATTGATGTTGAAGAAATTTATTTAAATTCAGATTTAATTGAATATCATGATGACTTAATAAAATGGAAATGGAATAATAATGATAGGCCATCTATAGCCGTATTTCTCTATAAATCACTTTTACAATCGGGTAATTCAGAGTTAGCTGATAAAATAAAAGATATATCTAATAAATACAACTTAAATGCCAAAATAATATGGATTACAAGTTTTAAATCTAAAAATATAGAGAATCAAATTATAAGTTTATTAGAAAAAGAGAACATAAAAGCAATAATAACAACAACATCATTCTCATCAGTTGAATTTAAACATGATGATGTGAAGAATAACTTGTGGGATAGATTAGATATACCTGTATATCAACTACTAATATCTAGCTCATCTGTAACTGAGTGGAATGAATCTACAATAGGTCTTAACCCAATTGACTTATCAATTCAAGTTGTTTTACCAGAAGTGGATGGTCGAATCTGTACAATTCCAGTTGCATTTAAAAACCTTACTTATACAGATAATGAATTATCAATTGCTGTTCATAAAACGGAGCCATATGAAATACATATTGAATGGTGCATAAAATATATAAAAAATCTAATTTATCTACAACAATCGAAGAATTCAAATAAAAAGATAGCTCTCGTGATAGCAAACTATCCAGTAAAAGACTCAAGAATTGCGAATGGAGTAGGATTAGATACACCCGAAAGCCTATTAAATATCTTGATATGGCTTAAAGAGGAGGGATACTATCTAGGAAATAAAGATATTCCAAGTAATAGTAAAGATTTAATCAACTTATTAGTAAGTCATAGAACAAATTCTGAAGAGACAATATCAAATAAACCTCAATCATATTTAAATATTCAAGATTATTTACTTTATTGGGAAAAACTTGGATCTAAGGTTAAAGATACAATTTCAAATCGATGGGGAGATCCAATTAATTCTATTCAATTAGAAAAGAATGGATTTCCAATTAATGGCATTTCCTTTGGAAATATAACAATTTTAATTCAGTCAAATAGAGGTTATGAGAGCGATAATTTATCTGATTTACATTCTCCCGACTTACCTCCTACACATAAATATATTGCACAATATTTTTGGTTAAATAATTCATTTAAAGCTAATGCAATTGTACATCTAGGTAAACATGGAAGCTTGGAATGGTTACCAGGAAAAGGAATTGGATTAAGTCATAATTGTTTCCCATTTATTCTTTGTCCTCCGATTCCAAATATATATCCATTTATTGTAAATGATCCTGGTGAAGGCTCTCAAGCAAAAAGAAGAACACATGCAATTATTATAGATCATTTGACTCCTCCATTGTCTCATTCGGGTAGTTTTAATGACCTACTAATTATTGAGAACCTTATAGATGAATATTATGAATCTAAACTAATTAATGATAATAGAAGTCAATTATTAGAAAAAAAGATAGTAGATATTTTAATTAAAAATTCATGGCCAGGTATTGAATCAAATAAATTAAAAGCAGAAAAAGAAAATTTAATTATACAAGATCTAATAGATAACGCAGAGAGTTATTTATGTGAAATTAAGAATTCCCAGATAAGAACTGGTCTTCATGTTTTTGGAGTCAATCAGAGTATGGATAAATTAATAGAGTTAACACTCACAATTTCTAATGTCCCGACAGGAAATAATCTCGGTCTTACTCAATGCTTAGCAGAAGATTTAGGTTTTACGTTTGACCCTTGGAGTGACGAAGAGAGTGAAAACTTAAAGCAAGTAGACATTGATTTATTTAACGCTTATACAGCAATCAAGGCAAGGAAAGTCGGTAAAGTAGTTGACTGGTTGAATGACATTGGAAAATATATAATAGAGTTTCATTGTTTTAAATTTCTTAATTACAAAATAAAATCAAAAAAGGAAATAAGACTTGATAGTAAAATCTTAAATTACATAGATCATGAAAAACCAAATATTTTTATAAATCATTTATTAAATAATATCTTACCCAAACTATTAAACAGTTCAGTCAACGAAAAAACTAATTTCCTCAGTGCTTTAGAAGGAAAAAGAATTTCTAGCGGTCCTTCTGGGGCGCCTACAAGAGGGAAATTAGAGGTTTTACCAACAGGTAAGAATTTCTTTTCCGTTGATATAAGAGCAATACCAACTGAAACAGCTTGGGACTTAGGAAAAAGAAGCGCTGAACAAATAATGGAACTTTACCTACAAGAAAATGGAGAACACCTTTCACATCTTGCTATTTCAATTTGGGGAACATCAACAATGAGAAATGGTGGAGAAGATATTTGTCAGCTTTTTGCTCTCATGGGTTTAAGGCCAATATGGGACGGGACTTTAAGAAGAGTAGTTGACGTAGAAGTCATTCCCATCAGTGTATTGAACAGGCCAAGAGTAGACGTAACTTTAAGAATTTCTGGTTTATTCAGGGATGCATTTCCTCAGATAATTGAATTGATTCGAAGAGGTCAAAACCTTATTGGTAATTTAAAAGAATCCTGTTCTATTAATCCACTTGCTGAGTCATATAGAAATGGAAATACAAAATCAAGAATATATGGCTCAGCACCTGGATCATACGGAGCAGGATTACAAGAAATAATTAATAGTGGCTCTTGGGAGAATCAATCAGAACTCGCTGATGCTTTTATCGAATGGAGTAAATGGAGATATGAAGGTTCAAATAAAATCATAAAAGACAAAAATGGATTAGAAAATAATTTGTCAAAGGTAAAAGTAGTACTTCATAGTCAGGACAATAGAGAACACGATATCCTTGATTCAGATGATTACTATCAATTTCAAGGTGGATTGATATCCGCGATTAAAAAAACTAGTGGGACAGATCCTCAAGCCTATTTTGCCGATAATTCAAGGTATCAACGTCCAAGAATTCATAAACTCTCAAAAGAAATTGATAAAGTAGTTCGAAGCAGATTATTAAACCCAAAATGGATAGAGGGGATGAAAAAACATGGATATAAAGGTGCTTTCGAAATGTCAGCTAGCCTTGACTATTTGTTCTCTTTTGATGCGACTACAAACTTAGTTCCTAATTGGTGTTATCAATCTATTTTGAATAATTGGTTAAAGAATAATGATACGAAAAATTTTATTAGTGATAACAATCCTTGGGCTTTAAGAGATATCGCTGAAAGATTACTAGAAGCATCTAATAGAAAACTTTGGACAAATCCAACTAATGAAGAAATATCATCTATAAAAACATTATTATCAGATGTAGATAGTAAAATTGAAACCTATTCTTCTAAAAATAATTTATAA